A window of the Streptomyces sp. NBC_00250 genome harbors these coding sequences:
- a CDS encoding SMP-30/gluconolactonase/LRE family protein — translation MSDIHITVAVPGTARVGEGPFWDPATSELTWVDILGGAIHTSDPIQPDPRTTTLPTFVGAAVPKRSGGFVAATTEGFTDIRQDGSWTTRRTVLQAGRRMNDAKCDPAGRLWAGSCDLEFATARGDLHVLDTDWTVHQVLSDLTQPNGLGWSPDGRTFYLIDTVAREVNAFSLLPGRLAPGNRRSLALFPQGDGEPDGMAIDAEGCLWIAMWGGGRLVRLDPEGRLLKEIPVPVAQPSSCAFGGPGLDVLYVTTAREGLGPHPAGPAGSVLAVHGLGVRGLPVNRFGA, via the coding sequence ATGTCGGACATCCACATCACCGTCGCCGTCCCGGGGACCGCCCGGGTGGGCGAAGGGCCGTTCTGGGATCCGGCCACCAGCGAACTCACCTGGGTCGACATCCTCGGCGGTGCCATCCACACGTCCGACCCCATCCAGCCGGACCCGCGTACCACCACTTTGCCGACCTTCGTCGGCGCCGCCGTCCCCAAACGCTCCGGCGGTTTCGTCGCGGCCACAACGGAGGGCTTCACGGACATCCGCCAGGACGGCAGCTGGACCACCCGCCGTACCGTCCTACAGGCCGGTCGCCGAATGAACGACGCCAAGTGCGACCCGGCCGGCAGGCTGTGGGCCGGCAGCTGCGACCTGGAATTCGCCACCGCACGTGGTGATCTGCACGTTCTGGACACCGACTGGACCGTCCATCAGGTCCTGAGCGACCTGACCCAGCCCAACGGGCTCGGCTGGAGCCCCGACGGCCGAACCTTCTACCTGATCGACACGGTTGCCCGCGAGGTCAACGCCTTCAGCCTCCTGCCCGGCCGGCTTGCACCCGGCAACCGTCGCAGTCTCGCACTCTTCCCCCAAGGCGACGGAGAACCGGACGGGATGGCGATCGACGCCGAAGGCTGCCTGTGGATCGCCATGTGGGGCGGCGGCCGGCTCGTCCGCCTCGACCCCGAGGGCCGCCTCCTGAAGGAAATCCCCGTGCCCGTCGCCCAGCCCTCCTCCTGCGCCTTCGGCGGCCCCGGACTCGACGTCCTGTACGTCACCACCGCCAGAGAGGGCCTCGGACCCCACCCTGCCGGTCCCGCAGGATCCGTCCTGGCCGTCCACGGTCTCGGCGTACGCGGCCTGCCCGTCAACCGATTCGGAGCCTGA
- a CDS encoding sugar kinase, whose product MAYVGTEPAVDNPQAVCLGETMAVLLPGHPGPTESVEEFRIAVGGAESNVACGLAGHGIPTAWVSRVGDDGFGRRITSELASHGVDISAVAVDPVRPTGLYLKETHPHSRMRYYRAGSAASALGLGTLTDPAVTQLLSGARLLHLSGITPALSADCFALVRALLGSRRPGLTVSFDLNWRPGLWRDRDPDVLLELANAADLLLLGADEAEAAFGLVGHTAIRAAFPAPATVVVKNSEHQVVALHSDGTAVSEPALAVEVVEPTGAGDAFAAGYLAATLRGLDQRSRLRLGHLTAATALTTRGDHGTPHSAELTTALLAATPDEWAATRVTAAVVHSPALPRPRTSTRPTPTQSGSTRP is encoded by the coding sequence ATGGCGTACGTCGGCACCGAACCAGCAGTCGACAACCCGCAAGCAGTGTGCCTAGGCGAGACCATGGCCGTCCTGCTGCCCGGACACCCCGGCCCCACCGAATCCGTCGAAGAGTTCCGGATCGCCGTGGGCGGCGCCGAGTCCAACGTCGCCTGCGGCCTCGCCGGTCACGGGATCCCCACCGCCTGGGTCAGCCGCGTCGGCGACGACGGCTTCGGCCGGCGCATCACCAGCGAACTCGCCTCACACGGGGTCGACATCTCGGCCGTTGCCGTCGATCCCGTACGTCCGACCGGCCTCTACCTCAAAGAAACGCACCCGCACAGCCGGATGCGCTACTACCGTGCCGGCTCCGCCGCTTCCGCCCTCGGCCTCGGCACTCTCACCGACCCCGCTGTCACCCAACTCCTGTCCGGCGCCAGGCTGCTGCACCTCTCGGGGATCACCCCCGCACTCTCTGCCGATTGCTTCGCACTGGTCCGCGCCCTGCTCGGTTCCCGCCGCCCCGGCCTCACCGTCAGTTTCGACCTCAACTGGCGGCCCGGCCTGTGGCGCGACCGAGACCCGGACGTCCTCCTCGAACTCGCCAACGCCGCCGATCTCCTCCTCCTCGGAGCCGATGAGGCCGAAGCCGCCTTCGGCCTCGTCGGCCACACCGCCATCCGGGCAGCGTTCCCCGCCCCCGCGACCGTGGTTGTCAAGAACTCCGAGCACCAGGTCGTCGCGCTCCACTCGGACGGCACCGCCGTCAGCGAACCTGCTCTCGCCGTCGAGGTCGTCGAACCCACCGGCGCGGGTGACGCGTTCGCCGCCGGCTATCTCGCCGCGACCCTGCGCGGCCTGGACCAGCGATCCCGCCTGCGTCTGGGGCACCTCACCGCCGCAACCGCCCTCACCACCCGCGGCGATCACGGCACCCCGCACTCCGCGGAGCTCACCACCGCTCTACTCGCCGCCACGCCCGACGAATGGGCCGCGACCCGGGTCACCGCCGCAGTGGTCCACTCCCCCGCGCTGCCCCGACCGCGCACCTCCACCCGCCCCACGCCGACCCAGTCCGGGAGCACCAGACCATGA
- a CDS encoding SDR family oxidoreductase translates to MELDGKSALVTGGSSGIGLAAAKLLAARGARVVCASVAPPEGEVDGAITYVETDVTDEPSVAAAVDHAVRHHGGIDILVACAGIQRYGTAADTPRTTWQEVMAVNVEGAFLAAKHALPALRASAAGSIVLVSSVQAFVTQRNVAAYTASKGALNAFARSLAVDEASFGVRANTVCPGSVDTPMLRAAAARFAGSPEEADALVATWGRSHPLGRVARPEEVAEAIAFLASERASFITGIALPVDGGLLAQVAVALPD, encoded by the coding sequence ATGGAACTGGACGGCAAATCCGCGCTGGTCACCGGCGGATCCAGCGGCATCGGCCTTGCCGCGGCCAAGCTCCTGGCCGCCCGTGGTGCGCGGGTGGTGTGCGCATCCGTCGCACCTCCCGAGGGCGAAGTCGACGGCGCGATCACCTACGTCGAGACCGACGTCACCGACGAACCATCGGTCGCCGCCGCCGTCGATCACGCCGTCCGGCACCACGGCGGAATCGACATCCTCGTCGCCTGCGCCGGCATCCAGCGCTACGGCACCGCCGCCGACACCCCGCGCACGACCTGGCAGGAGGTGATGGCCGTCAACGTCGAGGGAGCCTTCCTCGCCGCCAAGCACGCCCTGCCCGCTCTGCGCGCCTCCGCGGCAGGTTCGATCGTGCTCGTCTCGTCCGTCCAGGCCTTCGTCACCCAGAGGAACGTCGCCGCGTACACCGCCAGCAAAGGCGCGCTCAACGCTTTCGCCCGCTCCCTCGCCGTCGACGAGGCATCCTTCGGCGTACGCGCCAACACCGTCTGCCCGGGTTCCGTCGACACCCCCATGCTGCGAGCCGCCGCGGCCAGGTTCGCCGGCAGCCCGGAGGAGGCGGACGCACTCGTCGCCACCTGGGGCCGCAGCCACCCGCTCGGGCGGGTAGCCCGTCCCGAGGAGGTCGCCGAGGCCATCGCCTTCCTCGCGAGCGAGCGCGCCTCCTTCATCACCGGGATCGCGCTGCCTGTGGACGGCGGCCTGCTCGCCCAAGTGGCCGTCGCGCTTCCCGACTGA
- a CDS encoding substrate-binding domain-containing protein yields the protein MFHKTTRVALAVTAAAAALALSACSSTTGSGGQETTGGKHRTIAFIPGCTCDPYYSTEIKGFEDAARKAGVTPIVQGAANFQASEQIPVLQAVIQKKPDAIVIDPTDATALAAPIAAAVAQGIPVMTTGNNVNSDKIFTAVAASSTMGGKLGAEELIKQKPQGGKVVFVHIKPGISSIDDREKGFREAFAGKSGYKVLPNLYAGNDSATQAAGLVQAAITANPDLVAVFASNVITAEGAANAVKAAGKTGKIAVLGYDASPNEVTELKAGTLTALVSQNPYQIGQLAIENSVKYLDGDHSMPKDQPLTPLVITKDNLDEPASQTALYK from the coding sequence ATGTTCCACAAGACCACCCGGGTCGCACTCGCGGTCACGGCCGCAGCCGCTGCTCTCGCCCTTTCGGCGTGCTCCTCGACCACCGGCTCCGGCGGCCAGGAGACCACCGGCGGCAAGCACCGCACCATTGCTTTCATCCCCGGCTGTACGTGTGACCCGTACTACTCCACCGAGATCAAGGGCTTCGAGGACGCGGCCAGGAAGGCCGGCGTCACCCCGATCGTCCAGGGCGCAGCCAACTTCCAGGCGTCCGAGCAGATCCCCGTCCTCCAGGCCGTCATTCAGAAGAAGCCCGACGCGATCGTCATCGATCCCACCGATGCCACCGCGCTCGCCGCCCCGATCGCCGCGGCCGTCGCCCAGGGCATCCCGGTCATGACCACCGGCAACAACGTCAACAGCGACAAGATCTTCACCGCCGTCGCGGCCAGCTCCACCATGGGCGGCAAGCTCGGCGCAGAGGAACTCATCAAGCAGAAGCCCCAGGGCGGCAAGGTGGTGTTCGTCCACATCAAGCCCGGGATCAGCTCCATCGACGACCGTGAGAAGGGCTTCCGGGAGGCATTCGCCGGTAAGTCCGGGTACAAGGTGCTGCCCAACCTGTACGCCGGCAACGACTCCGCCACGCAGGCCGCCGGCCTCGTCCAGGCCGCCATCACCGCCAACCCCGATCTGGTCGCCGTCTTCGCCTCCAACGTCATCACCGCCGAGGGCGCCGCCAACGCCGTCAAGGCAGCCGGCAAGACCGGCAAGATCGCGGTACTCGGCTACGACGCCAGCCCGAACGAGGTCACCGAACTCAAGGCGGGCACACTCACCGCACTCGTCTCACAGAACCCTTACCAGATAGGCCAGTTGGCCATCGAAAACTCCGTCAAGTACCTCGACGGCGACCACAGCATGCCCAAGGACCAGCCGCTCACTCCCCTGGTGATCACCAAGGACAACCTCGACGAGCCGGCCTCGCAGACCGCGCTCTACAAGTAG
- a CDS encoding aldose 1-epimerase, with protein sequence MTSSLWLHNDHLSVEVRPDKGADITSITERATGIDILFRTPWGRSDLADAPVTGDSRTDWLARYGGGWQQLVPNAGDERTVDGARLGYHGEAAIVPWSVIDADDSRIQLATDLITAPLRLTRTLRLDGPALNVRDTVHNTADQPVPVMWVQHPGFGAPFIDEHCIITTPARTVLTDAEQPGNLLPPDTSAAFPLVTTADGATVDLRHVPGPSSGRSVFACLTDFDAGWFTIDSPTAGFGIRLAWDTTPFPHAWLWQECHASPGFPWFRRAYVVAIEPANVLPGGPSPGCPTRGRAPLLPADSSWTSDIVLSITDLP encoded by the coding sequence ATGACATCCTCTCTGTGGCTGCACAACGACCACCTTTCCGTGGAGGTCCGTCCCGACAAGGGCGCCGACATCACCTCGATCACCGAACGCGCCACCGGAATCGACATCCTCTTCCGCACCCCTTGGGGACGCAGCGACCTCGCCGACGCACCCGTCACGGGCGACAGCCGAACCGACTGGCTCGCCCGGTACGGCGGCGGCTGGCAGCAGCTGGTCCCCAACGCGGGCGACGAGCGCACCGTCGACGGCGCCCGCCTCGGCTACCACGGCGAGGCAGCGATCGTGCCCTGGTCGGTGATCGACGCCGACGACTCCCGGATCCAGCTGGCCACCGACCTCATCACCGCCCCGCTCCGGCTCACCCGCACCCTGCGTCTGGACGGCCCCGCACTGAACGTCCGCGACACCGTGCACAACACCGCCGACCAGCCAGTGCCCGTCATGTGGGTCCAACACCCGGGATTCGGCGCCCCCTTCATCGACGAGCACTGCATCATCACCACCCCCGCCCGCACCGTTCTCACCGACGCCGAACAGCCGGGCAATCTGCTGCCACCGGACACCAGCGCCGCCTTTCCGCTCGTCACCACCGCCGACGGCGCAACCGTCGACCTCCGGCACGTCCCCGGCCCGAGCAGTGGACGGTCCGTCTTCGCCTGCCTCACGGACTTCGACGCCGGCTGGTTCACCATCGACAGCCCCACCGCCGGCTTCGGCATCCGACTCGCCTGGGACACCACCCCGTTCCCGCACGCCTGGCTGTGGCAGGAGTGCCACGCAAGCCCGGGATTCCCCTGGTTTCGACGCGCCTACGTCGTCGCCATCGAACCCGCCAACGTCCTGCCCGGCGGCCCTTCCCCGGGCTGCCCCACCCGCGGCAGGGCCCCCCTCCTGCCGGCCGACAGCAGCTGGACCAGCGACATCGTTCTCAGCATCACCGATCTCCCCTGA